The genomic stretch TCAACCTCATCGAGGGCTTCTTCTCCAAGTTCGCCCGCTCCGTCCTGCGCCACATCCGCGTAGCATCAAAACAGGAACTCAAGGAACGCATCATGCTCGGCATCAAGGACGTCAATCGGCATCCGGTTATCCATACTTGGTCTTACAAACTCGCCGAGGCCGCCTGATATGATTCGAACCAAGGAAACGCTGACCTAGACAGACTCGTTGACACCAAGGAAGGTTGCGAACATCGAGCCTGCCGCTTTCGCCTCCGTCGCCGTGCCCTGATAGACCTGCACGCCCGACGACAGCACGCAGACCTGGTCCGCCACATCAAGCGCGCGCGCCGTGTTCTGCTCGACCAGAACGATCGTCATGCCCTCGCGCTTCAACTGCAGCAACGCGGCGAGGCAGAGATCGACCATTTTCGGCATCAGTCCGAGCGATAACTCGTCGACCAGCAGCAAGCGAGGTTCGGCCATCAGCGCGCGGCCGATCGCCAGCATCTGTTGCTCGCCGCCTGACAGCGAGGCTGCAAGCTGGGTTCGCCGCTCAAACAGCCGTGGAAAATAGCTGAACACGCGGTCACGCTTGACGGCGTCCCGGGCGATCGGACGCGCATAACCGCCGGCCGTCAAATTCTCGTCGACGGTGAGATCGGAAAACAGCTGCCGCCCTTCCGGCACCAGAGAAATCCCGAGACCGACGCGGTCGATGGCGCGGCGGCGCGTGATGTCTTCGCCTTCGAGGAAGATGCGGCCACCGTGGACGTCGACATGGCCCATGATCGCCATGATGGTCGAGGTCTTGCCGGCGCCATTGGGACCGAGCAACGCGAACACTGAGGCTGACGGAACCTCGAATGACACATTGTGCACGGCCTCGACCGAGCCGTAGCCGCAGTTGACGTTCTCAAGCTTCAGCATGGCTTGCCATCCCTCCACCGACGTAGGCGTCATGTACGACAGGGTCGGCCATGACTGCGCGCGGCTCGCCGTCCCCGATCACCCGTCCATTGTTCAGGACGATCAGGCGCCGGCAGATCCGCATGACCTCTTCCAGATTGTGCTCCACCAGGACCACGGTGATACCGCGGGCATGAACCTCGGCGATGGTCTCGACCTGCTTCGATGCCTCGGTATGGTTGAGTCCGGCCAAGGGTTCGTCGAGCAGGATCACCCGCGGCTCGACCGCGAGCGCGCGTGCGACCTCCAACCGTTTCATTTGGCCGAGCGGCAACGAGCCCGCGAGCTTGCTTTCCGTTCCCGCCAAACCAACCTGCGCCAGAATGTGTGCGGCGCGCTCATATTCGCTTCGCCTATTGAGATGCATCAAGGCACGCAATGGCGACGATGTAAGGCGATATCCGGCGCCGAGCGCGACGTTATCCAGCACGGTCATTTCGCGAAACGGCCGTACGATCTGGTGCGTCAACGCGATGCGCCGGCGCACCCGCGCCGCGGTCGCGTCCTTTGTCACGTCGACGCCCGAAATCCATACCCGCCCCCGGTCCGGATGCAACAAGCCGGCAACGACCCTGATCAGCGTGGTCTTTCCGGCGCCATTGGGCCCGATCAACCCGACGAAATCACCTTCCTCGATCGCGAACGACACGCCATCAATGGCCCGAACGCCACCGAACCGGATCGCCACATCCTCAAGCCCGAGCGCCGCACTCATGACCGCCTCACCGCGAGGAAGAGGTTTTGCACCATTGCCGTCAGCCCTCCCGGCGCCAGGCGGATCACCAACACCAGCAGGCCGCCGAACACCAGCAGACGATAGTCGTTCACGAAGCGGATCGCCTCGGGCAACAGGGTCAGGCCGACGGCAGCAACCACAACGCCCCATGTCGATCCGATACCGCCGATCACGACCATTGCCATCAGCATGACAGAGAATATGAAGTCGAAGGCATCCACCGTGATGAATTGGGTGAAAAACGTGTAGAGCCCTCCAGCAAGACCGGCGAGCGCCGTTCCGATGCCGAAGGCGGCGAGCTTGTAGGCGCCGGAATTGATACCAAGCGTGGCCGCCGCGCCTTCGTCTTCGCCGACGGCGCGGAACGCAAAGCCCATCCAGGACCGGCTGATATAAAGGCTCAGCGCAATGGTCGCCGCTGCGAACAGCAGGATCATCACCATGTTGCCGGCCGCGCCGAGACCGGTCGGCGGAATGCCGCTGATCCCCATCTCGCCACCGAGCCAGGTCTGCTTGCGGACGAAACCAACGAACAGGAAATTGACGCCGATCGTGGTGACCGCGAGAAAATCCGTGCGCACGCGCAGCGAGGCGAATCCGACGATGACCCCGAGCAGGCTCCCGGTGATCAGCGCCGCTACGATCGCCAGCGGAACGCCACCTTTTCCGGTCATCGTCAGCGCCGCAGCATAGGCACCGGCGCCGAAAAAGGCGCCGTGGCCGAGACTGATCTGTCCGCAGAAACCGCTGATCATGTTCAGGCTGACGGCCAGAATGACATTGATGCCGATGATCGAGATGATGCTGATTTCGTAAGCGCTCATGCCGTGCGCGCTCCGGTGAACCCTTGCGGCCGGATCATCAGGAGCACGATGAGGGCGAGGAATGCGATCGCGTCGCGATCGAGCCAGGCGCCAATAAAGATGGTGCCATAAGCTTCGACTAGGCCCAGCACCAGGCTTGCGATCAGGGTGCCGCGCACGCTGCCGAGGCCACCGAGAACGATGATGGCGAGCGCCTTGTAGCTCACGACGAAACCGATACCGGGGTCGACCAGATTGTTCAGCTCCGCCACCAGCCCGCCGGCGACCGCCGCCAGCGCCGATCCAACCGCAAAATTGAGATAGCGGACCTTGATTGGATCGATCCCGAAACTCGCGGCGATCTGCGGCCTGGAGACGGTGGCGCGCCAGCCGATTCCGATCCGGGTTCGCGTCGTGAACAGATGCAGCCCGGTGAACACCACGGCGGCCGTCATCACGATCGCGATCTGCACCGCGCTGACGGTGACGCCGGAAAAATTGAAGGTCGTAAAAGCGAAAGCGTTCCGGTGAAACGTAATGCCCTGTTCGCCGAACACGATGCGGAATGCGTCCTGCATCAAGACCAGCAATCCGACCGAAGCGATCATGGGGACGTCCGGCCGGTATTTCAGCAGCGGCTCGTACAGCAGGCGATAAATCGCGATGCCGAACAGCGGGGTCACAATGACGGCCGCGAGAAAGCCGAGCAAGATGCTGCCGGTCGCGTTGCCGACGAGAACCGTTACATAGGCCCCGAGCGCGAATACGGCGGCATGCGCCACGTGCAGGATGCGCAGCAGGCCGTACACAAGGGTCAGGCCGACCGACATCATGGCATACATGCAGCCGAAGCTGATGCCGGTTACGGCCAGATCGATGTAGTACACCGGATTATCCTTTGCCGCGGGTGGCGCAAGCCGTCTCTGCCGTCGCCACCCGCATCCGTCTATTTCTCGGGCGGCGCGAAGGCGGCGAGGTCGGTGATCACGCCTGCCGGTGTGAACTTGCCGTCCTTGATCACGTTGACGCTGATCGGCATCACGATCTCATGCAGGCTGTTGAAGCCGTTGAGATTGCCCTCCAGCATCGGGAAGTCCTTGGTCGCCGCGAGCGCATCGCGCACCTTGGCCGGATCGGCGCTGTTGGCGCGCTTGATGCCGTCGGCCATCAGCTTCACCGCCGAGTAAGTTACGGCGGCGACCCCCTCCGGCGAATAGCCGGCGCGGTTCTTGAATTCGGTGAAGAACTTCTGCAGCGTCGCGTCCTTCCGGTCGCGGTCGAAGCTGTCCATGATGTAGGTCCCTTCGGCGGCCGGCCCGGCGATCTCGACGAACTTCTCGGAATCGAACGCCTGCGAGCCGACGATCGGCACGGTGATGCCGGCGGCGCGGAGCTGGGCAACCAGCGGACCGGCGGTGAAGAAGTAGCCGGTCGCGTAGACCGCGTCTGGATTGTCTCGCTTCACGCTTGCGACGATTGAGCCGAACTGGCGGTCCTTGAGCGAATAGCTATATTTGTTGAGGACCTCGATGCCGTATTTGCCGGACGCCTCCAAGAATCCGTCCATCGTCGCCTGCCCGTAATCATTATCCATCGTGATGGTGGATACTTTTTTGATTCCGAGGTTCTTGCCGATGTAAAGCGCGGTCGCCGCGCCCTGGGGCGGACCGAGATGGACGAGGCGAAACATGTAGTCTCCGGCGCGGGTGATGTCTGGATGCACGCCGTAGGCCGAAATCATGACGACGCCGGCTTTCTGGAACACCGGTGCCGCCGCGCGGCCCGACGCCGAATAGCTGCCATTGACCACCAGCTTGACGCTGTCTTCGCCGATCAATTTGTTGGCGGTGAAGATCGCCTGGTCGGATTTGGCCTGGTCGTCATAGGTGACGAGTTCGACTTTCTGGCCGAGCACCCCGCCGGCGGCGTTGATGTCCTCGACCGCCATGGTGGCTGCGATCTGCGCCGATTTGCCGTCGGTCGCCGAGGGTCCCGTCAGCGGCACCTGGAAGCCGATCTTGATGTCGGCGTGCGCCGGCATCACTGCGGCAAGCCCAAGGATCAGGACGCCGGTGAAACCGATAACCAATTTCCTGTTCCGCGCCGGCGTTTTGGGGTTCTGGTTCAACATGGCTTTCTCCAGTGAAAGGGTATTGGTCTCGTCACGCAGCCTAGGCAAGCCGATTTTCGCGCAGTATTTCGCGGGCACGCGCCAGCGCCGACTGCGGCGGCCGCGCCAATTCCCAGTCGGGCCGGTCGTCCTCTTTGCGCGTCGCATCGATGCCGAGCTTGCCGATAGTGCCTCCGCGTTCGAGCGGCTCGGAACGATCGGCGCGAACGCCGGGGATGATGACAAAATCGCGTTCCGGCTTGCTACGCGTCGCCTGCGCCCATTCCACTTCAAGCGGATCCCAGGGATCGATGTCGTCATCGACCATGATC from Bradyrhizobium sp. Ash2021 encodes the following:
- a CDS encoding ABC transporter ATP-binding protein, whose protein sequence is MSAALGLEDVAIRFGGVRAIDGVSFAIEEGDFVGLIGPNGAGKTTLIRVVAGLLHPDRGRVWISGVDVTKDATAARVRRRIALTHQIVRPFREMTVLDNVALGAGYRLTSSPLRALMHLNRRSEYERAAHILAQVGLAGTESKLAGSLPLGQMKRLEVARALAVEPRVILLDEPLAGLNHTEASKQVETIAEVHARGITVVLVEHNLEEVMRICRRLIVLNNGRVIGDGEPRAVMADPVVHDAYVGGGMASHAEA
- a CDS encoding branched-chain amino acid ABC transporter permease translates to MSAYEISIISIIGINVILAVSLNMISGFCGQISLGHGAFFGAGAYAAALTMTGKGGVPLAIVAALITGSLLGVIVGFASLRVRTDFLAVTTIGVNFLFVGFVRKQTWLGGEMGISGIPPTGLGAAGNMVMILLFAAATIALSLYISRSWMGFAFRAVGEDEGAAATLGINSGAYKLAAFGIGTALAGLAGGLYTFFTQFITVDAFDFIFSVMLMAMVVIGGIGSTWGVVVAAVGLTLLPEAIRFVNDYRLLVFGGLLVLVIRLAPGGLTAMVQNLFLAVRRS
- a CDS encoding ABC transporter substrate-binding protein, whose translation is MLNQNPKTPARNRKLVIGFTGVLILGLAAVMPAHADIKIGFQVPLTGPSATDGKSAQIAATMAVEDINAAGGVLGQKVELVTYDDQAKSDQAIFTANKLIGEDSVKLVVNGSYSASGRAAAPVFQKAGVVMISAYGVHPDITRAGDYMFRLVHLGPPQGAATALYIGKNLGIKKVSTITMDNDYGQATMDGFLEASGKYGIEVLNKYSYSLKDRQFGSIVASVKRDNPDAVYATGYFFTAGPLVAQLRAAGITVPIVGSQAFDSEKFVEIAGPAAEGTYIMDSFDRDRKDATLQKFFTEFKNRAGYSPEGVAAVTYSAVKLMADGIKRANSADPAKVRDALAATKDFPMLEGNLNGFNSLHEIVMPISVNVIKDGKFTPAGVITDLAAFAPPEK
- a CDS encoding branched-chain amino acid ABC transporter permease, translating into MYYIDLAVTGISFGCMYAMMSVGLTLVYGLLRILHVAHAAVFALGAYVTVLVGNATGSILLGFLAAVIVTPLFGIAIYRLLYEPLLKYRPDVPMIASVGLLVLMQDAFRIVFGEQGITFHRNAFAFTTFNFSGVTVSAVQIAIVMTAAVVFTGLHLFTTRTRIGIGWRATVSRPQIAASFGIDPIKVRYLNFAVGSALAAVAGGLVAELNNLVDPGIGFVVSYKALAIIVLGGLGSVRGTLIASLVLGLVEAYGTIFIGAWLDRDAIAFLALIVLLMIRPQGFTGARTA
- a CDS encoding ABC transporter ATP-binding protein, with the translated sequence MLKLENVNCGYGSVEAVHNVSFEVPSASVFALLGPNGAGKTSTIMAIMGHVDVHGGRIFLEGEDITRRRAIDRVGLGISLVPEGRQLFSDLTVDENLTAGGYARPIARDAVKRDRVFSYFPRLFERRTQLAASLSGGEQQMLAIGRALMAEPRLLLVDELSLGLMPKMVDLCLAALLQLKREGMTIVLVEQNTARALDVADQVCVLSSGVQVYQGTATEAKAAGSMFATFLGVNESV